From a single Pseudomonas sp. A34-9 genomic region:
- a CDS encoding aldo/keto reductase, translated as MRTLELAGVQVPVIGQGTWRMGEDRSAHQREVAALRTGIELGMTLIDTAEMYAEGGAETVVGEAIAGLRDQVFLVSKVYPHNASRKGIPQACERSLRRLGTDYIDLYLLHWRGQYPLEETVEAFERLREDGKIGRWGVSNFDVDDLEELSSSACATNQVLYNLEERGIEFDLLPWCQHQRLPLMAYCPIGQGGAMLAEPVLNEIAARHGVTPAQVSLAWILRQDGVIAIPKAVRPEHVQLNAQAAQLQLEVGDLAALDQVFQAPQRKQRLAMV; from the coding sequence ATGCGTACCCTCGAATTGGCCGGCGTTCAGGTTCCAGTCATCGGTCAGGGCACCTGGCGCATGGGCGAAGACCGCTCGGCGCACCAGCGTGAAGTCGCCGCGCTGCGCACGGGTATCGAGCTGGGCATGACCCTGATCGATACCGCGGAAATGTACGCCGAGGGCGGCGCCGAAACCGTCGTTGGAGAGGCCATCGCCGGCCTGCGCGATCAGGTATTTCTGGTGAGCAAGGTCTACCCGCACAACGCCAGCCGCAAAGGCATCCCGCAAGCTTGCGAGCGCAGCTTGCGGCGGCTCGGCACCGATTACATCGACCTCTATCTGTTGCATTGGCGCGGCCAGTATCCGCTGGAAGAAACCGTCGAGGCGTTCGAACGCCTGCGTGAGGACGGCAAGATCGGCCGTTGGGGCGTGTCGAATTTCGATGTCGATGATCTTGAAGAACTGTCGAGTTCAGCCTGTGCTACCAATCAGGTGCTCTACAACCTCGAAGAGCGCGGTATCGAATTCGACCTGCTGCCGTGGTGCCAACACCAGCGCCTGCCGCTGATGGCCTACTGTCCAATCGGCCAGGGCGGCGCGATGCTGGCTGAACCGGTGCTGAATGAAATTGCCGCTCGTCATGGTGTAACCCCCGCACAGGTTTCGCTGGCGTGGATTCTGCGTCAGGATGGTGTGATTGCGATTCCCAAGGCTGTGCGACCGGAGCACGTGCAACTCAATGCACAAGCCGCGCAACTGCAACTGGAGGTCGGGGATCTGGCGGCGCTGGACCAGGTATTTCAAGCGCCACAACGCAAGCAGCGGCTGGCCATGGTTTGA
- a CDS encoding DUF4265 domain-containing protein — MDDKELPVLIQVFVSNDDSPVFEELPAIAMGSDTYELLSSPGLALNLARGDVISIKNKNTHAEVLKRGGNFCIHIYADYIPEEVIAQLETDVGRELGGTLDGVFEGNLSLAVPSSNGMDKINEFFDRFREKTGLEWYYANIYKSIDDEDDETLLNWWLQS, encoded by the coding sequence ATGGACGATAAAGAATTGCCTGTTCTGATTCAGGTGTTTGTATCAAATGACGATAGCCCTGTATTCGAGGAACTCCCTGCTATTGCGATGGGCTCGGATACTTATGAGCTGCTGTCTTCACCTGGTCTTGCGTTGAATTTGGCTCGAGGTGACGTCATCTCGATCAAGAACAAAAACACCCACGCCGAAGTCCTGAAGCGCGGAGGGAATTTTTGTATTCATATCTACGCCGACTACATTCCCGAGGAGGTCATTGCACAACTCGAAACTGATGTTGGCCGTGAGCTGGGTGGAACGCTTGATGGCGTTTTCGAAGGCAATCTCTCGCTGGCTGTGCCTTCAAGCAACGGCATGGACAAAATCAATGAGTTTTTTGATCGGTTTCGCGAGAAAACGGGGCTCGAATGGTATTACGCCAATATCTATAAAAGTATTGATGACGAAGATGATGAAACGCTTCTGAATTGGTGGCTGCAGAGCTGA
- a CDS encoding aldose epimerase family protein has protein sequence MLQSRHLLSGLGLSLMIATLSANAAGLSAEHKAFGKTNDGTPVEQYILRNSHGMQATVITYGATLQSLKVADKHGKFDDVVLGFDDVQGYQKGTAYFGATIGRFGNRLAEGAFELDGKRYQVPQNDKTNALHGGTQGFDKKVWKAQETKNKDSVGVTLTYLSADGEMGFPGNLTTEVTYRLTDNNELRIDYKASTDKPTVLNLTNHSYFNLAGAGNGDILKQVATLHASHYTPVTAKLIPTGELAPVAGTPMDFTKPTAIGTHIKADHPQLKFAEPKQGGFDFNWALDTKGDIGKVATEVSDPQSGRVLQLFTTEPGVQFYTSNFLDGTVKGKGGKVYPHWGAFTLETQHYPDSPNQPDFPSTRLDPGQTYSHSVVLKFSAK, from the coding sequence ATGCTTCAATCCCGTCACCTGCTCTCCGGCCTCGGACTGTCCCTGATGATCGCCACCCTCTCTGCCAACGCGGCCGGCCTCAGCGCCGAACACAAAGCCTTCGGCAAAACCAATGACGGCACGCCCGTCGAGCAATACATCCTGCGTAACAGCCACGGCATGCAAGCCACCGTCATCACCTACGGCGCGACCCTGCAATCGCTGAAAGTGGCCGACAAGCACGGCAAGTTCGACGACGTCGTGCTCGGCTTCGACGATGTGCAGGGCTACCAGAAAGGCACCGCGTACTTCGGCGCGACCATCGGCCGCTTCGGCAATCGCCTCGCCGAGGGCGCGTTCGAACTCGACGGCAAGCGCTATCAAGTGCCGCAGAACGACAAGACCAACGCGCTGCACGGCGGCACGCAGGGCTTCGACAAGAAAGTCTGGAAGGCACAGGAAACCAAGAACAAGGACTCAGTCGGCGTGACCCTGACCTATCTCTCGGCGGACGGTGAAATGGGCTTCCCCGGCAACCTCACCACCGAAGTGACCTATCGCCTCACCGACAACAACGAACTGCGCATCGACTACAAGGCCAGCACCGACAAACCGACCGTGCTCAACCTGACCAACCACAGCTACTTCAACCTCGCCGGCGCCGGCAATGGCGACATCCTCAAACAGGTTGCGACCCTGCACGCCAGCCATTACACCCCGGTCACCGCCAAACTGATCCCGACCGGCGAACTGGCACCCGTGGCGGGCACGCCGATGGACTTCACCAAGCCGACCGCAATCGGCACGCACATCAAGGCGGATCATCCGCAGTTGAAATTTGCCGAGCCGAAACAGGGTGGGTTCGATTTCAACTGGGCGCTGGATACCAAGGGCGATATCGGCAAAGTTGCTACTGAGGTGAGTGACCCGCAGTCCGGTCGCGTCCTGCAGCTGTTCACCACGGAACCGGGTGTGCAGTTCTATACCAGCAACTTCCTCGACGGCACGGTCAAGGGCAAGGGTGGCAAGGTCTATCCGCATTGGGGCGCATTTACCCTGGAGACCCAGCATTATCCGGATTCACCGAATCAGCCCGACTTCCCGAGTACTCGGCTTGATCCGGGGCAGACTTACAGCCACAGCGTGGTATTGAAGTTCTCCGCGAAATAA
- a CDS encoding DUF1810 domain-containing protein produces MRSTDQYDPFNLQRFVQAQDPVFERVQRELDEGRKRSHWMWFVFPQFAGLGGSEMSRRYAIGSAEEARAYLAHELLGARLRTCTQLVLKVQQRSIAEIFGHPDDLKFHSSMTLFAQFAADDSVFTQALERYFHGILDEWTLQLLDSKQAQLPPDQG; encoded by the coding sequence ATGAGAAGCACTGATCAGTACGACCCATTCAACCTGCAACGTTTTGTCCAGGCCCAGGACCCGGTGTTCGAGCGCGTGCAACGCGAACTCGATGAGGGCCGCAAACGCAGCCACTGGATGTGGTTTGTGTTCCCGCAGTTCGCCGGCCTGGGCGGCAGTGAAATGTCGAGGCGCTACGCCATCGGTTCGGCCGAGGAAGCCCGAGCCTATCTGGCTCACGAGTTGCTCGGTGCGCGCCTGCGTACTTGCACGCAGTTGGTACTGAAGGTGCAACAGCGCTCGATTGCGGAGATTTTCGGCCATCCCGACGATCTGAAGTTTCACTCCTCGATGACCCTGTTCGCCCAGTTTGCCGCTGATGACAGCGTGTTCACGCAAGCACTGGAACGCTACTTCCACGGCATTCTCGATGAATGGACACTGCAACTGCTCGACTCAAAACAAGCCCAGTTGCCCCCCGATCAGGGTTGA
- a CDS encoding DUF4174 domain-containing protein, which produces MLIRSLTLTLLLAIAGPLFAADNDSPIAGDLGRARPLIVIAQSTVDPVWVALKKSLEDPANKKGVTDRNIKVYTILNMSGQLDGKDMGQQDTMALLRSLKLGAGAYPKVFLVGKDGETKLSASGDEAKSVDLKKIFDTIDAMPMAEKEAAAAAQAPVAATPEPAKGAKNAKPAKPAKPAKPPEMPDD; this is translated from the coding sequence ATGCTCATCAGGTCACTGACCCTGACACTCTTGCTGGCGATTGCCGGCCCCTTGTTCGCCGCTGACAACGATTCGCCCATCGCCGGGGACCTGGGCCGCGCCCGACCGCTGATCGTGATCGCACAAAGCACGGTCGACCCTGTGTGGGTAGCCCTTAAAAAGTCGCTGGAGGATCCGGCCAACAAAAAGGGCGTCACCGACCGCAACATCAAGGTCTACACCATCCTCAACATGTCCGGCCAGCTCGACGGCAAGGACATGGGCCAGCAAGACACCATGGCGCTGCTGCGCTCGCTGAAGCTCGGTGCCGGGGCGTATCCGAAAGTGTTTCTGGTGGGCAAGGACGGCGAGACCAAACTCTCGGCGTCGGGGGATGAAGCGAAGTCGGTGGATCTGAAGAAGATCTTCGACACCATCGATGCCATGCCGATGGCCGAGAAGGAAGCGGCCGCTGCGGCTCAGGCGCCGGTTGCTGCTACGCCGGAACCTGCCAAAGGCGCGAAGAACGCCAAACCCGCCAAGCCTGCGAAACCCGCCAAGCCGCCGGAAATGCCGGATGACTGA
- a CDS encoding MFS transporter — MTDPASADFTRVDRTARVDKLPYAALLAFAMTGFIAILTETLPAGLLPQIGAGLNVSEVLAGQLVTLYALGSIVAAIPLTVATRGWPRRRVLLMTVGGFLLFNTVTTFSSHYGLTLASRFLAGMAAGLSWGIMAGYARGIVPVHQQGRALAMAMLGTPVALSLGTPAGTWLGNLIGWRASFGIMSALALVLAAWIVIAVPDRPGQTSEERLPLLESMRLPGVRPVLFVVLTWMLGHNILYTYIAPFLMQAGLADRVDLVLLVFGLCSLVGIWIIGVLVDRWLRWLTLISLAVFALTALVLALAAPSPLVIYMCMAVWGLSFGGSATLLLTSAADSAGEHVDVVQAMLTTSWNVAIAGGGLFGGLLLDRAGAMSFPWALLILSLIALATVWINKNHSFKPGRRVH; from the coding sequence ATGACCGACCCCGCAAGCGCCGATTTCACTCGCGTCGACCGCACCGCCCGAGTGGACAAACTGCCCTATGCCGCGTTGCTGGCGTTCGCCATGACCGGGTTCATCGCCATCCTCACCGAAACCCTGCCCGCCGGGCTGCTGCCGCAAATCGGCGCCGGGCTCAACGTCAGTGAAGTGCTCGCCGGGCAACTGGTGACGCTGTATGCGCTGGGTTCGATTGTCGCGGCGATTCCGCTGACCGTGGCCACGCGCGGCTGGCCACGGCGGCGGGTGTTGTTGATGACCGTTGGCGGATTTTTGCTGTTCAACACCGTCACCACGTTTTCCAGTCATTACGGTTTGACCCTGGCCTCGCGCTTCCTCGCCGGGATGGCGGCCGGGTTGTCGTGGGGGATCATGGCCGGTTATGCGCGCGGCATCGTGCCGGTGCATCAGCAGGGGCGGGCGCTGGCGATGGCCATGCTCGGTACGCCGGTGGCGCTGTCACTGGGCACGCCGGCAGGGACGTGGCTGGGCAATCTGATCGGCTGGCGCGCGTCTTTCGGGATCATGTCGGCGCTGGCTCTGGTGCTGGCGGCGTGGATTGTCATCGCCGTGCCGGATCGTCCGGGGCAAACCAGCGAGGAGCGTCTGCCGCTGCTCGAATCGATGCGTTTGCCGGGTGTGCGACCGGTGCTGTTCGTGGTGCTGACGTGGATGCTCGGGCACAACATTCTCTATACCTACATCGCGCCGTTTCTGATGCAGGCCGGGCTGGCTGATCGGGTTGATCTGGTGCTGCTGGTGTTTGGCCTGTGTTCGCTGGTGGGGATCTGGATCATCGGCGTGCTGGTGGATCGCTGGCTGCGCTGGCTGACGTTGATCAGCCTTGCGGTGTTTGCGTTGACCGCATTGGTGTTGGCGCTGGCAGCGCCGTCACCACTGGTCATTTATATGTGCATGGCGGTATGGGGGCTGTCGTTTGGCGGCTCGGCCACTTTGCTGCTGACCTCGGCGGCGGATTCGGCCGGTGAACATGTCGATGTGGTGCAGGCGATGCTCACCACCTCATGGAACGTGGCGATTGCCGGTGGCGGCTTGTTTGGTGGGTTGTTGCTGGATCGCGCGGGGGCGATGTCGTTTCCGTGGGCGTTGCTGATTCTGTCGCTGATCGCACTGGCCACGGTGTGGATCAACAAAAACCATAGCTTCAAACCGGGGCGGCGGGTGCATTGA
- a CDS encoding DNA polymerase II: MDLQQGFVLTRHWRDTPAGTEVEFWLATDAGPRRVRLPHQPSVAFIPAEQREAAERLLHDEKNVELRPLALQDFEHRPVLGLYCQQHGQLMRLETALDRNGVDVFEADVRPPERYLMERFITAPVRFSGTPDADGVLLNAHLKPDPDYRPKLRLVSLDIETTETGELYSIALEGCGERQVYMLGAPNGDDSRVDFDLEYCDSRTVILKKLNDWFARHDPDAIIGWNVVQFDLRILHEHARRLGVPLKIGRGGEEMQWREHGSRNHYFASAAGRLIIDGIESLRSATWSFPSFSLENVAQTLLGEGKAIDNPYQRMDEINRMFAEDKPALAKYNLKDCELVTRIFAKTELLTFLLERASVTGLPADRSGGSVAAFTHLYMPLMHRQGFVAPNLGTNPPQASPGGFVMDSQPGLYESVLVLDYKSLYPSIIRTFLIDPVGLIEGLQHPDDADSVPGFRGARFSRTRHCLPSIVSRVAEGRETAKREHNAPLSQALKIIMNAFYGVLGSSGCRFFDTRLASSITLRGHEIMLRTRKLIEEQGHAVIYGDTDSTFVWLRRPHGQEEAANIGHALVKHVNDWWREHVRDEYGLESALELQFEIHYKRFLMPTIRGAEEGSKKRYAGLVTRADGNDEMVYKGLETVRTDWSLLARQFQQELYERIFQRKPYQDYVRDYVRKTLAGEFDDRLVYRKRLRRTLDDYERNVPPHVRAARLADDYNARHGRPRQYQNGGWISYVITLAGPEPLEVRRAAIDYDHYITRQLQPVADAILPFVDDDFSTLIGGQLGLF, translated from the coding sequence GTGGATTTACAGCAGGGCTTCGTCCTGACCCGGCATTGGCGCGACACTCCGGCCGGCACCGAAGTCGAGTTCTGGCTGGCGACCGACGCCGGGCCGCGCCGTGTGCGCCTGCCGCATCAGCCGTCGGTGGCGTTTATCCCTGCCGAGCAGCGCGAAGCGGCCGAACGCCTGCTGCACGACGAAAAGAATGTCGAACTGCGCCCCTTGGCCCTGCAGGATTTCGAACATCGCCCGGTACTCGGCCTGTATTGCCAGCAACACGGCCAGTTGATGCGCCTGGAAACCGCGCTTGACCGCAACGGTGTTGATGTCTTCGAGGCCGACGTGCGTCCGCCGGAGCGCTACCTGATGGAGCGCTTCATCACCGCGCCGGTGCGGTTCAGCGGCACGCCCGATGCCGACGGCGTGTTGCTTAACGCCCATCTCAAACCTGACCCCGATTACCGGCCGAAGCTGCGGTTGGTCTCGCTCGACATCGAAACCACCGAAACCGGCGAGTTGTATTCCATCGCCCTGGAAGGTTGCGGTGAACGTCAGGTGTACATGCTCGGTGCGCCGAACGGCGACGACAGCAGGGTCGATTTCGATCTCGAATACTGCGACTCGCGCACCGTCATTCTGAAGAAGCTCAACGACTGGTTCGCCCGCCACGATCCCGATGCGATCATCGGCTGGAACGTCGTGCAATTCGATTTGCGCATCCTCCACGAACACGCGCGGCGCCTCGGCGTGCCGCTGAAGATCGGCCGTGGCGGCGAAGAAATGCAATGGCGCGAACACGGCAGCCGCAATCACTACTTCGCCTCGGCGGCGGGGCGGTTGATCATCGATGGCATCGAGTCCCTGCGTTCGGCGACCTGGAGTTTCCCCTCGTTCAGTCTGGAAAACGTCGCCCAGACCCTGCTCGGTGAAGGCAAGGCCATCGACAACCCGTACCAGCGCATGGACGAAATCAACCGCATGTTCGCCGAGGACAAACCGGCGCTGGCCAAGTACAACCTCAAGGACTGCGAACTGGTCACGCGGATCTTCGCCAAGACCGAACTGCTGACCTTTTTGCTGGAGCGCGCCAGCGTCACCGGACTGCCGGCGGATAGAAGCGGCGGTTCGGTGGCGGCGTTCACCCATCTGTATATGCCGTTGATGCATCGACAGGGGTTTGTTGCGCCGAACCTCGGCACCAATCCGCCGCAGGCCAGCCCCGGTGGGTTTGTCATGGACTCGCAACCGGGCCTGTACGAATCGGTGCTGGTGCTCGATTACAAGAGCCTTTATCCATCGATCATTCGTACCTTTCTGATCGACCCGGTCGGTCTGATCGAAGGCTTGCAGCACCCGGATGACGCCGACTCGGTGCCGGGCTTCCGTGGCGCGCGTTTCTCGCGCACCCGGCATTGCCTGCCTTCGATTGTCTCGCGCGTTGCCGAGGGCCGCGAGACCGCCAAGCGCGAACACAATGCGCCGTTGTCGCAGGCACTGAAGATCATCATGAACGCCTTCTACGGCGTGCTCGGCTCCAGCGGATGCCGCTTTTTCGATACGCGGCTGGCCTCATCGATCACTCTGCGCGGTCACGAGATCATGCTGCGCACGCGCAAGTTGATCGAAGAGCAGGGCCACGCGGTGATCTATGGCGACACCGATTCAACGTTTGTCTGGCTGCGTCGCCCGCACGGACAGGAAGAAGCGGCGAACATCGGTCATGCGCTGGTCAAGCACGTCAACGATTGGTGGCGCGAGCATGTGCGGGATGAATATGGCCTGGAAAGTGCCCTCGAACTGCAATTCGAAATTCACTACAAACGCTTTCTGATGCCGACCATTCGCGGCGCGGAGGAGGGCAGCAAGAAGCGCTATGCCGGCCTCGTCACCCGCGCTGACGGCAACGACGAAATGGTCTACAAAGGCCTGGAAACCGTGCGCACCGACTGGTCGCTGCTGGCCCGGCAATTCCAGCAGGAACTCTACGAGCGGATCTTCCAGCGCAAGCCCTATCAGGATTACGTGCGCGACTACGTGCGCAAAACCCTCGCCGGCGAGTTCGACGATCGCCTGGTCTACCGCAAGCGCCTGCGCCGCACCCTCGACGATTACGAACGCAACGTGCCGCCGCACGTGCGTGCGGCGCGGCTGGCCGATGACTATAACGCCCGGCATGGCCGGCCGCGCCAATACCAGAACGGTGGCTGGATCAGCTATGTCATCACCCTGGCCGGGCCGGAGCCGCTGGAAGTGCGCCGCGCCGCCATCGATTACGACCACTACATCACCCGGCAACTGCAACCGGTGGCGGACGCGATTCTGCCGTTTGTCGACGACGATTTCTCAACCCTGATCGGGGGGCAACTGGGCTTGTTTTGA
- a CDS encoding sulfite exporter TauE/SafE family protein translates to MELANFGLVIAGLVVGFIVGMTGVGGGSLMTPILLWFGINPATAVGTDLLYAAITKSSGVLVHRKNKNIDWAITGWLTLGSVPAVAMTLWFLSTLHTAPDAMNAIIKQALGFVLFATALAIFFKKRLLEFAHKRAGGNYNPSGSRLNVMTVITGLILGTMVALTSIGAGALGTVALFILYPLLPTRRLVGTEIAHAVPLTLVAGLGHASMGNMDWSVLGFLLVGSLPGIWLGSHLTGRISDEVLRPCLATMLVLIGYKLAF, encoded by the coding sequence ATGGAATTGGCGAATTTCGGCCTGGTGATTGCCGGGCTGGTGGTGGGTTTTATTGTCGGCATGACCGGTGTCGGCGGTGGTTCGTTGATGACGCCGATCCTGTTGTGGTTCGGCATCAACCCGGCAACGGCGGTGGGCACCGACCTGCTGTACGCCGCCATTACCAAATCCAGTGGCGTGCTCGTTCACCGCAAGAATAAAAACATCGACTGGGCCATCACCGGCTGGCTGACCCTCGGCAGCGTGCCGGCGGTGGCCATGACCCTGTGGTTCCTCAGCACCCTGCACACCGCGCCGGACGCGATGAACGCCATCATCAAACAGGCGCTGGGCTTCGTCCTGTTCGCCACGGCGCTGGCGATCTTCTTCAAGAAACGCTTGCTCGAGTTCGCCCACAAACGCGCCGGTGGCAACTACAACCCGAGTGGTTCGCGCCTGAACGTGATGACCGTAATCACCGGTCTGATCCTCGGCACCATGGTCGCCCTGACCTCGATCGGTGCAGGCGCCCTCGGCACTGTTGCGCTGTTCATTCTCTATCCGCTGCTGCCGACCCGCCGTCTGGTCGGCACTGAAATCGCTCACGCCGTGCCGCTGACGCTGGTCGCAGGTCTCGGCCACGCGAGCATGGGCAACATGGATTGGAGTGTGCTGGGCTTCTTGCTGGTGGGTTCGTTGCCAGGCATTTGGCTCGGCAGCCACCTGACCGGACGCATCTCCGATGAAGTGCTGCGCCCGTGCCTGGCGACGATGCTGGTACTGATCGGTTACAAACTGGCTTTTTAA
- a CDS encoding GNAT family N-acetyltransferase, which yields MHIDYLCDHPELIEELATLNFKEWGEFRPGQTVEHRIEHMRDSCGKGAVPSVVVALEGSRLLGGALLIENDLKLRPNLTPWLAGVYVKAEERGRGIASQLVNRVVAEATALGVRELYLYTDTSQSLYARLGWEVVEELVYDELPVTVMKYTTRNPS from the coding sequence ATGCACATCGATTACCTGTGCGATCACCCCGAATTGATCGAAGAACTGGCCACGCTCAACTTCAAGGAGTGGGGCGAGTTTCGTCCCGGGCAAACCGTCGAACACCGCATCGAACACATGCGCGATTCCTGCGGCAAAGGTGCCGTGCCGAGTGTCGTGGTAGCGCTAGAGGGTTCGCGGCTCCTGGGCGGTGCGCTGCTGATCGAAAACGATTTGAAGCTGCGCCCGAACCTGACGCCTTGGCTGGCCGGGGTTTACGTGAAGGCTGAGGAGCGCGGTCGCGGGATTGCTTCGCAACTGGTCAATCGAGTGGTCGCGGAAGCGACGGCGTTGGGTGTGCGGGAGTTGTATCTGTACACCGACACGTCGCAGTCGCTGTATGCGCGGCTGGGCTGGGAAGTGGTTGAAGAATTGGTCTACGACGAGTTGCCGGTGACGGTGATGAAATACACCACTCGCAATCCCTCATGA
- a CDS encoding CBS domain-containing protein, translating into MKTVAQLLKLKDQKNQEVHQIKPDHMVLEALMKMAEKNVGALLVVEDDKVVGIISERDYARKLVLHGRSSVGTPVRDIMVANVITVDTHQTVDTCLGIMSDKRLRHLPVVENGKLIGLLSIGDLVKEAIAEQAELIKQLEQYIRGE; encoded by the coding sequence ATGAAGACCGTCGCCCAACTGCTCAAGCTCAAAGATCAGAAAAATCAGGAAGTGCACCAGATCAAACCTGATCACATGGTGCTCGAAGCGCTGATGAAGATGGCCGAAAAAAACGTCGGCGCCTTGCTGGTGGTCGAAGACGATAAGGTGGTCGGCATCATCAGCGAACGCGATTACGCGCGCAAACTGGTGTTGCACGGCCGCTCATCGGTCGGCACGCCGGTGCGCGACATCATGGTGGCGAACGTGATCACCGTCGACACCCATCAAACCGTCGACACCTGCCTGGGCATCATGTCGGACAAACGCCTGCGCCACTTGCCGGTGGTAGAGAACGGCAAGTTGATCGGCTTGCTGTCGATCGGTGACCTGGTCAAGGAAGCAATTGCCGAACAGGCGGAGTTGATCAAGCAGCTGGAGCAGTACATCCGCGGGGAATAA